A single window of Ornithorhynchus anatinus isolate Pmale09 chromosome 3, mOrnAna1.pri.v4, whole genome shotgun sequence DNA harbors:
- the CHST3 gene encoding carbohydrate sulfotransferase 3, translated as MDKGHRWSRYFWELLHCMRMRSKYAILLVVVVAFVIIEKENNIISRVSDKLKQVPQPLADANGTDPVLALPENGSLLSLSELDSAFSQIQQQLRNVSLQLGGEAGGPTPGPRRHVLLMATTRTGSSFVGEFFNQQGNIFYLFEPLWHIERTVTFEPGGANAAGSALVYRDVLKQLFLCDLSVLEPFIAPPPEDHLTQFLFRRGSSRSLCEDPVCTPFVKKVFEKYHCRDRRCGPLNLTLAAEACRRKEHMALKAVRVRQLDFLRPLVEDPRLDLRIIQLVRDPRAVLASRMVAFAGKYETWKRWAAEGEARLREDEVQRLRGNCESIRLSAELGLSRPAWLRGRYMLVRYEDVARQPLQWVREMYRFAGIALTPQVEDWIVRNTQAARDGSGIYSTQKNSSEQFEKWRFGIPFKLAQVVQSACGPAMRLFGYKLALAPATLTNRSVSLLEERGTFWVT; from the coding sequence AGTCTCGGACAAGCTGAAGCAGGTCCCCCAGCCCCTGGCGGATGCCAACGGCACCGACCCGGTCCTGGCCCTCCCAGAGAATGGATCCCTCCTGTCCCTCAGCGAGCTGGACTCTGCCTTCTCCCAGATTCAGCAGCAACTCCGCAACGTGAGCCTGCAGCTGGGCGGCGAGGCCGGGGGTCcgaccccggggccccggcgccACGTGCTCCTCATGGCCACCACGCGGACGGGCTCCTCCTTCGTGGGCGAGTTCTTCAACCAGCAGGGCAACATCTTCTACCTCTTCGAGCCGCTGTGGCACATCGAGCGCACGGTGACCTTCGAGCCCGGAGGCGCCAACGCGGCCGGCTCAGCCCTGGTCTACCGGGACGTCCTGAAGCAGCTGTTCCTCTGCGACCTGTCCGTGCTGGAGCCCTTCATCGCCCCGCCGCCCGAGGACCACctgacccagttcctgttccGCCGGGGGTCCAGCCGCTCCCTCTGTGAGGATCCCGTCTGCACGCCCTTCGTCAAGAAGGTCTTCGAGAAGTACCACTGCAGGGACCGCCGCTGCGGCCCCCTCAACCTGACCCTGGCGGCCGAAGCCTGCCGCCGCAAGGAACACATGGCGCTCAAGGCCGTGCGCGTCCGACAGCTGGACTTCCTGCGGCCCCTGGTGGAGGACCCCCGCCTGGACCTGCGCATCATCCAGCTGGTGCGGGACCCCCGGGCGGTGCTCGCCTCGCGCATGGTGGCCTTCGCGGGCAAGTACGAGAcctggaagaggtgggcggcggagggggaggcCCGCCTGCGGGAGGACGAGGTGCAGAGGCTGCGGGGCAACTGCGAGAGCATCCGGCTTTCGGCCGAGCTGGGCCTGAGCCGGCCGGCCTGGCTACGCGGCCGCTACATGCTGGTGCGCTACGAGGACGTGGCCCGCCAGCCGCTACAGTGGGTGCGGGAGATGTACCGCTTTGCCGGAATCGCCCTCACACCCCAAGTGGAGGACTGGATCGTGCGGAACACACAGGCCGCCAGGGACGGCAGCGGCATCTACTCCACCCAGAAGAACTCCTCCGAGCAGTTCGAGAAGTGGCGCTTCGGCATCCCCTTCAAGCTGGCCCAGGTGGTGCAGAGCGCGTGTGGGCCGGCCATGCGCCTCTTCGGCTACAAGCTGGCTCTGGCCCCGGCCACCCTCACCAACCGCTCTGTCAGCTTGCTGGAGGAGCGGGGCACCTTCTGGGTTACGTAG